The genomic region gtgtgtgtgtgtgtgtgtgtgtgtgtgtgtgtgtgtgtgtgtgtgtgtgtctgtgtgtgtgtctgtgtgtgtgtgtgtgtgtgtgtttatataaCGAAATCACATtccaacaaaacacacaagttTGATAAATACATCTTCATATTTTTCCTATCTGTTGTATCACTCTAATTATCTACTCTTCTACATCTGTAGGTCATCTACTCGTCGGTGAAATACAGAGAGTACGTCTACAGCTctcaacaggcagacaaagcATCCCACTATCCTCCACCCTACAGATCAAAATTCCCAAGGAATTCTCTATCCAACGTGTTCTCTCTTCGTCCATCTCACCTTCATCCTCCGATGATGaccacacacccacaaacaCCTCAGTCTCTTTGTCCAAAACCGACAACGTAATGGTTTGCCTGCAGCTTCCAGCAGTTGGAGCGGAGAGAGACCTCGACATTGAGCTGCAAGTGACGGCCAATCGAGAGGCAAGCAGCAGCAGTGGACGATGCTGTGAAGTCAATGTAAGAATGTGGAGTAAATGTGTTGACTCGGGTTCATTAACAATGTGTCTCAGATGACTGCAGTGTGTCTGTGGTATCTCCCTGTACACAGAGCTAATCTCTCGCTTATATTCTACACCCCGATTAAATCAATTTTCAAGCTCCTTACCGCACGAaacaggtcacgtgacttgatgtgtgtgtgtgtgtgtgtgtgtgtgtgtgtgtgtgtgtgtgtgcgcgcgcgcgtgtgtgtgtgtcactgtgtgtgtgtgtgtgtgtgtgtgtgtgtgtgtgtgtgtgtgtgtgtgtgtgtgtgtatacatgttgTAGTACGCTATTTGTTTGCATCTACAGCAGACGACGTACTTCCCACATTTTTATGCTAATCAAAAAATCACCCCTAAAAATGACACAAAACTTCACAAAGCCCAAGAACCAAATAACATCGCACTAGCTGTCATACACTATCTAAGTAGCCAGTAATGATTTCTTAGAGCTGTCGACACTGCTGGCCTTTGCTCTAATTATTTATCTGATTGGTTGGACAGATGCTGCTGTAGATCCCCAAGACGAGGACAACGACTCAGGAGCTGCTGCTGCATCAAGAATAGGAGAGACAGAGAGTGACATGGGTAGGGTAGTGGAAGCAAAAGACGACGAAGAATGGTGTGAAAATCCACCATTCAAGGTGCCCTTTCCACTTGCAATATGGGTAAGATGTCGTACATGCAGTTTTGTTACAatgagtcacacacacacacacacacacacacacacacacacacacacacacacacacacacacacacacacacacaaacacacacacacacacacacacacacacacacacacacacacacacacacacacacacacaccacaccacaccacacacacaccacacacaccacacacacacacacacacacacacacacacacacacacacacacacacacacacacacacacacacacacacacacacacacaaacacacacacacacacacacacacacacacacacacacacacacaccacaccacaccacacacacacacacacacacacacacacacacacacacacacacacacacacacacacacacacacatacacacattactgtttgtgtatggCTTTAGGATTTTGACGAATGTCACCCAAAGAAGTGCACCGGCCGGAGGCTACTGAGGAAGGGGATTGTTCGCAAGTTGCATTTTGATCAACGATTCTATGGTATTGTGTTGAGTCCCCTCGCTGACACTCACATATCGCCCGCAGACAAAGACCTCATCGCACAGCTTGGCCTCGCTGTGATCGACTGCTCATGGGCCGAACTGAAGGCGTCGAAGTTTAGTATGATGTACAATAAGCTCTGGTCCTCCTTCAACCGCTACTCCATGTTGGAGGGGAGAGAGTAAGGATGAAAAACATTCTTTCTTTGTAGACACAAAGTCTTAGCCGTGAGCCGCCTGATACACTCGCCGACTGCGATTGGCctcacatctgtctgtctgtctgtctgtctgtttgtctgttattctgtttgtctgtttgtttatgtactTTCGTATCCTCATGACACACCATTCTATGTGTATAACTACAGTCAACCTATAACATTGTTATTTCTATATCTTCAGGAACTCCAGTCTCGTTTTCTGACTATGCTGCTCACTGTACCACGTGGCATGGAGCTAACGTTTCAACCACACTTCATGAGGCAAATGAGCAGAGACGATCGATTCAGGAAGGAAGAATCAATCTGCTGCAGTTTAGAAATTATCTTTTTGTGCAACAGTCTCAACTTCTAATGAAATTGAATCGCGGATACGAGATTATTAGGCAAACGTTTACACTCCCAAGCGAATGTCTTGTTGAGATTAGAGCACTACAGGTCAGTGATTTAGAtagcttgtgtgtttgctgaATTCTAGGTTATTTGCTTTTGCAATCTGAAACAGTGGAGTgaggttgtaatgttttgAGACAGAGATAGTCCTACGGCCCACAGCAGAAATGTAGCTGTTTTTCTAAGTTCCGTAGCCCCAACAGTCCGATCTAAATTTTATTAGCTAAATCGCTAGTTTAGGACTAGAATaggctttttgtttgtctagagcCAAAACGAAGTGTCCTTTCATAGAGAACGGGGGcgtgtacagggactattctgttcacggggactatcctgttcacgtggactattctgttcatatttgctcctattctgttcatatttgctcctattctgttcaccggggactatcttgttcacgcaatttgaacccaccctagcggggactatcctgttcactggggactatcttgttcacgtgaacaggaaagtccccagtgaacaggatagtccccgctatagcatggactattctgttcaccggggactatcttgttcacaggcgactatcctgttcacgacgactgttctgcatgttcacactagccatatccatagtgttcatggcgactatcctgttcacaggcgactttAACTTATagtcctgttcacgtgaacaggatagtccccggtggacaggatagtccccggtggacaggatagtccccactatagcggggactatcctgttcaccgaggactatcctgttcactgaggactatcctgttcacaggcgactatcttgttcacaggcgactaactatcctgttcacgacgactattctgcatgttcacactagccatatgcatacagtgttcatggcgactatcctgttcacaggcgactacaCGTATTCTGTTCACAACAATTATTTGAATTACATCAACAGTAACTTTGCAAAaacatttattgtttgtttatccaaTCTTTATTTATAGCCTATCTAATTCAACGAAAAATCTGTCTAGTCTcaaaaccaattaattaacggtGCACTATTTCAAATAAAACTTGTGCACTATATGCTATTGTAGCTGTAAATAACTACTCATTATCTACTTTGATACATCTGTTAAGTTAAAACATAAAAGTATATTTGAGTCAGTCTTCCCATCTAGAGACGTCCAACAGGAATTGTAGGCAATGACCTGGCGGCAGTTATGACATCATTTTTTGAAAAATGTTTAGGTCGGCCGACATAAAATCATGAGGGTCCAATCTGTTTATCAGACTGTCTCTGGCCTTTTGAAATATTAGTTGGCATATGCCTGCATTCATGCAGGCAATCTGTTGGTCTTGTAGCTGGCCGATTGCCTCTTCAATTGATGAGTCGTCATCGACGTGATATTGGTTCTGGATCAGTACGGATTGCAAGATCTTTCCCAGCTCTTCCCTAGAGTAGTCGGGAAAGTTTAGGACCAACGGAATACGCCTGTAAAGACCTGCATTGGAATCAAAAAATTGTTTCATCTCTCTAGGATAGCCGGCGAAGATCATGACAGGATCGTGAATCTCCATCTCTTTCATCAGTTTTTCTACAGCACACTGTCCGTAATCTTTTGTGCTGTCTCCTGGAGTTAAGTatcacaaacaacatttaTTAGCACTTACTTGACAAGTGACAGCAACTTCCTGTTGTTGATACCTGACCCCGCGACACCGCGACAGTGAAGCTTGCAGAAAAGCAACTGCAGTCGAAGAAGAAACTCGCACTTTGTGAAATTCGTCTGCTTGCTGCTATAGCCTAGCTCAGTCGTATACCGTAGCACAAAGCAACTAAACTAGCGATGCATCGTTTACGTACTTATAGGGGTGCTTAGGTATTTAGTGGTTCTATGAACAGTTTAGTGGTTTGAACCTCACCGTAATAGCTTTACAGTCATCCGATTCTAGGAAACATTACAACATACGGTCATATAGTTCtaatttaaaaaattgcaACCAACACGATCTCCTATGCACTCAACTATGATGCAACTTTCTGCAGGGTTTAATAGGTTTCAAATGAACAAAACTGTTCAAGAATAGCctgttgtttgtccaccttTATTCAAATCTAATCTTGTAATATTTTCACTATACACATGATAACTTTTGTCTAATAGCAATCTTAGATAGAGCTAAAAAATTCTCTAGCTGAACAGGAATTTGTAACGCTACCtaactaaataaatagtaatcaTAAATATCTCGATGATAAAATACAATTTGCTCTGACAGCTAGATGCCATTGTACGTGTGTAGTTGCCTTTTATTACTCTCTGATTCATCGTATTGAACCTGGTTACTGTAACAATAATATAGCAATAGGCACCGCAAGCAAAGGTTAAAGACATAAAGAGAACACCCTCTGACGGTATTCTCATTTCTGTAGCTATATCGGACcactactacactgtacacggATATACAAACGCCATCCTATAGCAGGAAGTGACATGCGTAAATTCTTTCTAGCGAAAAGTAAAATTTTTGGTAAGTTCGATCACGAGTTAGAGAGATAGTTGACGTACCTAGAGTCTCGCATCGTAACTGCATGTAGATTACTTATCTCTATAGATAAATGGCTGGCTAGAGAAAAGTATAGATAGAGTGTATGTATAGGTATCGCGTCAATATAGTGATCAACGCGTACGTTCATTCTCTGTATAGCAAATTTATCCTCTAGAGTTTAGCTAGTCTAGCTATAGAaaagagtacagtacagtctATTTCTACATGAGGTTGCGTGCACCCCTCGGGGTCGTAATCGAACACCACATTACCTACATACGTGTAGACCGGCTTAGACTGATTGAATTTTGATCATTGTGATATGCGTGGAAAACACGGATCGCGGACTGCGGATTCACGGTCCTCTACTAGAGACCATCAGGGAACCTCGTGCGCGTCGTCCTCCCATTGAATTGAGCTAGTTTCGTGTAACCAGACCGCGCATGCTCTAGTAGTCGTCGACCGTGCATGCTTTCGAATCGTACGTACGTTCGTGTGCTTTTCTAATTGCGTGATATATCATCAGGAGGTATTTGGTCTAACTCTTCTCAATCGTTTCACTAGGACGTGCATGTGGTTGACGCGTGGGAGCTCCTGAAGATCAATTTCTTACTTCGCACGCTTGCTTCGCTGGTAAGGACGATTCCTCAGTAGCAGTGAACAAGACGGTAGATCTGTGTCTACATCAGCTGTACTCTAAGTCTCTCGGCATGGCAAGAGCAGACGGTGCATGTGATTGCAAGCCAGGTGGTATTTGTGAATTGTAGACGTGCATGGCCCAGTATTGTTGTTAGTTGCTCTTTGCAGTAGTCGAGTCGTTGGTTTTGTACACTTAAAGCAGCTGTTTGTGGTTATCTAGGCATCAGGCCAGTGGCATGTCTGGTAGCGATCGAACAGCAGTCCAGTCTCGGTTTGCTTGGTAGACAGACGCGTGAAAGTTTTTGTTCGGGTTTTGGTTTCTACTTTTGGAGTTCAACATTCTAGGTCAGTGGACGgttcggccatttaattttctacatttcaattttcatgttttcatttttcaattttcaatttttagtaattttttttaatttttaatttttaattttttacttgcattcttatttaaaattgttgtgtttatgaaattttaatttttaatttttaattttccatatttttgtaaaatggttttcatcttttgatgtttgatgcttgtgatctttagatttagctttcaaaatttgatttttaggcacctatgtgctcaaaactagaaacttgaacgcgctgttcgcttttctatttctaacatgaatagaaaatagaaaatagaaaattgaaatgagcGAAGACGCTAGACACAGCAGGGGTCTCGGCGGGGGTCCCAGCAGGGCTTCCATTcgcacgcgtgtctcaggagatcacgtttccaacacgctagcaggtgtttgtttttactttgctttccttcacgtgccaaaccacgttggcaactcttgacaactcttgacaacttcgctctgacacacaacgttgtgccagcgAATATCTCGGTctctagctgtgtaggtacacgtactgtacgtgcattgtacacaacacgctaccattattgtagatgaaccggttggaggaAAATGCTATGTTATAACCTAGATAGGCTCCCCACTagctagcggatcgccgagttggcaactgtggtgacgaagtatacggAACGACGTTTGTTgctaggaaaaatcgagacacaattaaaacatcgaaaccgtcaacctactacaattaattaagtagtagactgcgcgctttcacgggcacactctagatgtagtacacggtaccggtaccgtatacaagggtgggcgtggtactctagagcaggtcacatttctcatttgcatgacgtcgcacaactcaccaagtaaacagacatgcacgtccatcgtcAACGCCTTCCGAACTCtagttgaagtcaactcaactgaactctatttgctcaactcaattaattgaactaactcaactagctaacgtagaacagcGCGGCTTACAGCTAGAgctagttattaattaagtagactATGTCAATGTGTCACTCAATAATCTCTGGGCTCTCATTGGACGAGGAGGCACCGAcaccttgggttgtggcagatggTAACATGATCggtagttccgtgtccgacgagcTGTCGTCGTGAGCTACGTCGCTCCCAAGTTCATTTCGCATTTCTTTTTTGAGCTCTTTCATGTCGTCGAAACCGCGAAGAGACAGCGGACGTTTGTCGTCTGACCACGTAGCGTTGCAGAGTGGGCAACGCCCACATTGAGAAGTGCAACGTtcgagcaaatagagttcagttgagttgacttcaactaGAGTTCGGAAGGCGTTgacgatggacgtgcatgtctgtttacttggtgagttgtgcgacgtcatgcaaatgagaaatgtgacctgctctagagtaccacgcccacccttgtatacggtaccggtaccgtgtactacatctagagtgtgcccgtgaaagcgcgcagtctactacttaattaattgtagtaggttgacggtttcgatgttttaattgtgtctcgatttttcctagcAACAAACGTCGTTccgtatacttcgtcaccacagttgccaactcggcgatccgctagctAGTGGGGAGCCTATCTAGGTTATAACATAGCATTTtcctccaaccggttcatctacaataatggtagcgtgttgtgtacaatgcacgtacagtacgtgtacctacacagctagagACCGAGATATTcgctggcacaacgttgtgtgtcagagcgaagttgtcaagagttgtcaagagttgccaacgtggtttggcacgtgaaggaaagcaaagtaaaaacaaacacctgctagcgtgttggaaacgtgatctcctgagacacgcgtgcgAATGGAAGCCCTGCTGGGACCCCCGCCGAGACCCCTGCTGTGTCTAGCGTCTTCgctcatttcaattttctattttctattttctattcatgttagaaatagaaaagcgaacagcgcgttcaagtttctagttttgagcacataggtgcctaaaatcaaattttaaaagataaatctaaagatcacaagcatcaaacatcaaaagatgaaaaccattttacaaaaatatgaaaacttaaaaattaaaaattaaaaatttaaaaattaaaaattaaaaatttaaaaattaaaaattaaaatttaataaacacaacaattttaaataagaatgcaagtaaaaaattaaaaattaaaaattaaaaattaaaaaaattactaaaaattgaaaattgaaaaatgaaaacatgaaaattgaaatgtagaaaattaaatggccgaacCGTCCACTGACCATTCTAGTTTACTACCAATGGAATTAATGAGGTTGCAATGCATGAGGTACGTACCAGTTAACGCGCGCGTTTAGACTGTCCTGTAGTTGGGAGTTATAGATGATCATACAGACAGCAGTCCTGAAAAGTCTACGTTTTCATGGTATGAGAGACTGTGTCATTGATGTCATTGGTTCATTGCTTGTGTCTAAGGGTCTTTTTTTTCAAATTAGGTACAATGCAGCATAGCAGTCCTAAAGTGGGAAGTACATCTAGAAAGACAGGgaatatttactgtattagtGGCTGTTGGGAACTCGATCTGCCTTTGGTGCTTTCTTGATGGGCACACAATAGCCTATGCAACCTCCCCCACACTCAAAACACTAGACTTGTTTTGAATCTGTGTCTAAGATTGATCGATCGATGCATGGCAACTTCTGTGTGATATAGAAATGTATTATAGTATGGTACTCATATGTATGATTTTTTTCACGCCTGCTGAAGGCATACAGTATCCACAGTTAATAAAGGACATACAGAACTGTACATTTAAAATttacacagagacacacacagacacacacaaaatagatattataaaatgtgtttttgtttattgtataTGAAGAAAATAGTAATGCTAGATCACAGTCTCAATCTTCAATTAATTTCCCTACCCTAGATGACTTGCTGGTGCTTGCTTACAACCATCCATCCCTGTTACTGACGCAATTAACTTACTATGCATTAATTGCATTGTAGTTGCTGTAAATTTACTAGCTTCTTGCAACCACTCGCCAACCTTCTGTCACagacactgtacagtatagatATCATACTTATCTAGGAATTACGTAATCACACATGGACAATCAGAAAATTATTAgttgtaatacacacattcCTAGGATCTGTATACACCAGAGAGGACCACTTTAGTTGAGCACATTGGAAGAGTCTACGATATGGTAGTGTTGTCAGCCACGTACGGTACAGGCAGGTAGCTAGATAGCTAAATTGAGCAAGAGCTAGTACGGTCAGTGTTGCGCGTATGGATTGATGGGACTGTTGACAATGAACAAAAATGTCTAGCTAGTGAACAGAAGCTATAGTGAACATGCAGATCTATAGTCGCCGTAAACAGAATATATACTAGCcgatagtcgccgtgaacaggatagtccccggtgaacgtGAACAAGATTGTCACCTGTCAACAGGATTataagtcgcctgtgaacagaatagtcgccatgaacactgtacgcatatggctagtgtgaacatgcagaatagtcgtcgtgaacaggatagtcgcctgtgaacagaatacgtgtagtcgcctgtgaacaggatagtctccatgaacactgtatgcatatggctagtgtgaacatgcagaatagtcgtcgtgaacaggatagtcgccgtgaacaagatagtcgcctgtgaacaggatagtccccgctatagtggggactatcctgttcatcggggactatcctgttcatcggggactatcctgttcatcggggactatcctgttcatcggggactatcctgttcacgtgaacaggatagtcacctgtgaacaggatagtcgccatgaacactgtatgcatatggctagtgtgaacatacagaatagtcgtcgtgaacaggatagttagtcgcctgtgaacaagatagtcgcctgtgaacaggatagtcctcggtgaacaggatagtcctccgtgaacaggatagtccccgctatagtggggactatcctgtccaccggggactatcctgttcacgtgaacaggactATAAGTTaaagtcgcctgtgaacaggatagtcgccatgaacactatggatatggctagtgtgaacatgcagaacagtcgtcgtgaacaggatagtcgcctgtgaacaagatagtccccggtgaacagaatagtccatgctatagcggggactatcctgttcactggggactatcctgttcacgtgaacaagatagtccccagtgaacaggatagtccccgctagggtgggttcaaattgcgtgaacaagatagtccccggtgaacagaataggagcaaatatgaacagaataggagcaaatatgaacaaaatagtccacgtgaacaggatagtccccgtgaacagaatagtccctgtacagcATGTATTACATTGTGGACCCAACGCTTTGCCTTGGACCTTTCATACATGTTGTAGTACGCTATTTGTTTGGATCTACAGCAGACGACGTACTTCCCACATTTTTATGCTAATGAAAAAATCACCCCTAAAAATGACACAAAACTTCACAAAGCCCAAGAACCAAATAACATCCCACTAGCTGTCATACACTATCTAAGTAGCCAGTAATGATTTCTTAGAGCTGTCGACACTGCTGGGCTTTGCTCTAATTATTTATCTGATTGGTTGGACAGATGCTGCTGTAGATACCCAAGACGAGGACAACGATTCAGAAGCTGCTGCTGCATCAAGAATAGGAGAGACAGAGAGCGACATGGGTAGGGTAGTGGAAGCAAAGGACGACGAAGAATGGTGTGAAAATCCACCATTCAAGGTGCCCTTTCCACTTGCAATATGGGTAAGATGTTGTACATGCAGTTTTGTTACAatgagtcacacacacacacacacacacacacacacacacacacacacacacacacacacacacacacacacacacacacacacacacacacacacacacacacacacacacacaccaccaccaccaccaccaccaccaccaccaccatcaccacacacacacacacacacacacacacacacacacacacacacacacacacacacacacacacacacacacacacacacacacacacacacacacacacaaacacacacacacacacaaacacacacacacacacacacacacacacacacacacaccacacacacacacaccacacaaacacaatacactctctctctctctctcacacacacacacacacacacacacacacacacacacacacacacacacacacacacattactgTTTGTATATGGCTTTAGGATTTTGGTGAATGTGACCCAAAGAAGTGCACGGGCCGGAGGCTACTGAGGAAGGGGATCGTTCGCAAGTTGCATTTTGACCAACGATTCTACGGTATTGTGTTGAGTCCCCTCGCTGACACTCACATATTGCTTGCAGACAAAGACCTCATCACACAGCTTGGCCTCGCCGTGATCGACTGTTCATGGGCCGAACTGAAGGCGTCGAAGTTTAGTATGATGTACAATAAGCTCTGGTCCTCCTTCAACCGCTACTCCATGTTGGAGGGGAGAGAGTAAGGATGAAAAACATTCTTTCTTTGTAGACACAAAGTCTTAGCCGTGAGCCACCTGATACACTCGCTGACTGCGATTGGCctcacatctgtctgtctgtctgtctgtctgtctgtctgtctgtttgtctgttattttgtttgtctgtttgtttatgtactTTTGTATCCTCATGACACACCATTCTATGTGTATAACTACAGTCAACCTATAACATTGTTATTTCTATATCTTCAGGGACTCCAGTCTCGTTTTCTAACTATGCTGCTCGCTGTACCACGTGGCATGGAGCTAACGTTTCAACCACACTTCATGAGGCAAATGAGCAGAGACGATTGATTCAGGAAGGAAGAATCAATCTGCTGCAGTTTAGAAATTATCTTTTTGTGCAACAGTCTCAACTTCTAATGAAATTGAATCGCGGATACGAGATTATTAGGCAAACGTTTACACTCACAAGCGAATGTCTTCTTGAGATTAGAGCACTACAGGTCAGTGATTTAGAtagcttgtgtgtttgctgaATTCTAGGTTATTTGCTTTTGCAATCTGAAACAGTGAAGTgaggttgtaatgttttgAGACAGAGAGCTGTCtgactgtgtttgtgtatttgtgtgtctgtctttgtgtctgtctgtgtatttgtgtgtttgtgtgtttgtgtgtctgtctttgtgttggtctgtgtgtgtgtgtgtgtgtgtgtgtgtgtgtgtgtgtttgtgtgtgtgtgtgtgtgtgtgtgtgtgtctgtctgtctgtctgtctgtctgtctgcgtgtctgtctatgtgtctgtctgtgtgtttgtgtctgtgtgtgtctgtgtgtctatttgtatgtttttgtgtctgcctgtgtgtttttgtgtctgtctgtgtgtttgtatgtctgtctgtcatttaggTGCCATTAGTTCGTGGTGCTGATGATGTGTGGGTCTACCTGACTTGCATCCAAGCCTTGAATTCACTTGACACAACAGATGCGATCACACTCGGCTTGGAGACCGTCCCCGCCCTCATGATATCGGTAATGCGAGCCGAACTGTGGAAATATGCTTGGGAAAAGGTGAACGTATTGTGGAAATGGATGGAAGGTTTGT from Corticium candelabrum chromosome 10, ooCorCand1.1, whole genome shotgun sequence harbors:
- the LOC134185214 gene encoding protein CbbX-like — translated: MASSCYSSKQTNFTKCEFLLRLQLLFCKLHCRGVAGSGDSTKDYGQCAVEKLMKEMEIHDPVMIFAGYPREMKQFFDSNAGLYRRIPLVLNFPDYSREELGKILQSVLIQNQYHVDDDSSIEEAIGQLQDQQIACMNAGICQLIFQKARDSLINRLDPHDFMSADLNIFQKMMS
- the LOC134185986 gene encoding 18S rRNA aminocarboxypropyltransferase-like is translated as MGRVVEAKDDEEWCENPPFKVPFPLAIWDFDECHPKKCTGRRLLRKGIVRKLHFDQRFYGIVLSPLADTHISPADKDLIAQLGLAVIDCSWAELKASKFSMMYNKLWSSFNRYSMLEGRENSSLVF